The following are from one region of the Actinopolyspora halophila DSM 43834 genome:
- a CDS encoding helix-turn-helix domain-containing protein, whose product MTVLLREAVGERLRRARAAQSRTLREVSRAARVSLGYLSEVERGRKEASSELLGSICDALDLPLPELLVTVAGDLDSPETVVAPSVVEQTAPAELEGGRLVPSLIDSELAEAGMADSEPEGAQVYSESDSDSFEEETDQQDRRLQPMLSQRINPPDRTSNGVVVAA is encoded by the coding sequence ATGACCGTGTTGTTGCGGGAGGCAGTCGGAGAGCGACTGCGCCGCGCGCGGGCTGCCCAGTCCCGTACCCTGCGGGAGGTTTCGCGCGCGGCCCGGGTGAGTCTTGGCTACTTGTCCGAGGTGGAACGCGGTCGCAAGGAGGCGTCGAGTGAACTGCTCGGCTCCATCTGCGACGCGCTGGACCTTCCACTGCCCGAGCTGCTCGTGACCGTGGCCGGTGACCTGGACTCCCCGGAGACGGTGGTGGCGCCTTCGGTGGTGGAACAGACAGCGCCCGCCGAGCTCGAAGGTGGCAGGTTGGTGCCCAGTCTGATCGATTCCGAGCTCGCCGAGGCCGGAATGGCCGACAGCGAGCCGGAAGGGGCCCAGGTGTATTCCGAATCAGATTCGGATTCCTTCGAGGAGGAAACCGACCAGCAGGACCGCAGGTTGCAGCCCATGCTCAGTCAGCGGATAAATCCGCCGGACCGGACTTCCAACGGGGTGGTTGTGGCCGCTTGA
- a CDS encoding PspA/IM30 family protein, whose protein sequence is MANPFVKFWKYLMASFSSKVDENADPKVQIQQAIEEAQRQHQDLSQQAASVIGNQRQLEMKLNRQLNEVEKLQASARQAVNMADQARSEGDEAKAQQYEETAQQLAGQLVTAEQGVEDLKNLHDQSLQAADQAKQAVERNSQVLQQKIAERTKLLSQLEQAKMQEQVAGSLRQMNDMAAPSNTPSLDEVRDKIEQRYTTALGQADLAQNSVQGRMAEVQQAATDAAGVNRLAQIRASMGTDDQQQVSGGASQTDSTPAPRQQNPPQQNSQSDQA, encoded by the coding sequence ATGGCCAACCCGTTCGTGAAGTTCTGGAAGTACCTCATGGCGTCGTTCTCGTCCAAGGTCGACGAGAACGCCGACCCCAAGGTGCAGATCCAGCAGGCCATCGAGGAAGCTCAGCGGCAGCATCAGGACTTGTCGCAGCAGGCCGCCTCGGTCATCGGGAACCAGCGGCAGCTGGAGATGAAGCTCAACAGGCAGTTGAACGAAGTCGAAAAGCTGCAGGCGTCGGCTCGCCAGGCGGTGAACATGGCCGACCAGGCTCGTTCCGAAGGCGATGAGGCGAAGGCTCAGCAGTACGAGGAAACCGCGCAGCAGTTGGCGGGGCAGCTCGTCACCGCGGAGCAGGGAGTCGAGGACCTCAAGAACCTGCACGATCAGTCCCTGCAAGCGGCTGATCAGGCCAAGCAGGCCGTCGAACGTAACTCGCAGGTTCTGCAACAGAAGATCGCCGAGCGGACCAAGCTTCTCAGTCAGCTGGAACAGGCGAAGATGCAGGAGCAGGTGGCCGGCTCGCTGCGGCAGATGAACGACATGGCCGCGCCGAGCAACACTCCTTCGCTCGACGAGGTGCGGGACAAGATCGAACAGCGTTACACCACGGCGCTCGGCCAGGCCGATCTGGCGCAGAACAGTGTGCAGGGACGGATGGCGGAGGTCCAGCAGGCTGCCACGGACGCGGCGGGAGTCAATCGGCTGGCCCAGATTCGGGCTTCCATGGGGACCGACGACCAGCAGCAGGTCTCGGGGGGTGCTTCGCAGACCGACTCGACACCCGCTCCGCGACAGCAGAACCCGCCGCAGCAGA